The Stratiformator vulcanicus genome has a segment encoding these proteins:
- a CDS encoding FecR domain-containing protein encodes MSETDFNAVDELRARVADSSATESDVVALQELLSDQQNLEYYCGLAVLESHLRYEGASPGELAGLILPSQSESHSSAYSIKRSRFRLVTAGSVALAAVVCIVMALVWTMPPGGQTASPLATVTAAEHCRSVAGRSVHLGDEFGTERIDLAEGLLGLTLAGGVELLLEAPVQLRLESAQRCVLLDGYVVAKVPEQAIGFEITTPDATVVDLGTEFGVAIDSDRRTVVQVFDGDVETHFNREEHQPKQYFQAGDAAVLSDNGSTEVERIKFDPNRFVRRFPLPESREGDELSPYNTSKLKSVTVAKIETPLQIDADLSDWPSDSTFSAQCDPPYAKTYRVVGRLGYDENFLYVAADVSDPFPLRSVITPDGDPNVVWRGGSVQLRISCDRAIGWPVDAHIRRHDVPLNPSEPRTRLGYRPQDVNPKLAHLTMWHHQPAGKSCLQIAYGMDFTNVNSHPAGWRGRFRQKEQGRGYLMEYAIPWELLNAGDDPPQAADVLAANWTVHWSDEGGRIWRGHLVEVTNPDEPGLTFHRAATWGQAIFE; translated from the coding sequence TTGTCTGAGACAGATTTTAATGCTGTCGACGAACTGCGAGCTCGAGTTGCCGATTCCTCGGCAACCGAGTCCGATGTCGTCGCGCTGCAGGAATTATTATCCGACCAGCAAAACTTGGAATATTACTGCGGTCTCGCGGTTCTGGAATCACACCTGCGTTATGAGGGCGCGTCGCCAGGCGAATTGGCGGGGTTGATCCTGCCTTCTCAGTCGGAAAGTCATTCATCAGCATATTCAATTAAACGCTCTCGCTTTCGTTTAGTGACGGCCGGCTCGGTCGCACTCGCAGCAGTGGTCTGCATCGTGATGGCCCTTGTGTGGACGATGCCGCCGGGAGGTCAAACCGCTTCGCCGCTCGCGACGGTGACGGCCGCTGAGCATTGTCGCAGCGTCGCGGGCCGGAGCGTCCACCTCGGCGATGAATTCGGGACCGAACGCATCGATCTTGCCGAAGGGCTGTTGGGTCTCACGCTTGCCGGTGGCGTCGAACTGTTGCTGGAGGCCCCGGTGCAATTGCGACTGGAGAGCGCCCAACGTTGTGTATTGCTCGACGGGTATGTGGTAGCGAAGGTGCCGGAGCAGGCGATCGGATTCGAAATTACGACTCCCGATGCCACCGTGGTCGATCTGGGAACGGAGTTCGGCGTTGCCATCGACTCCGACCGTCGGACCGTCGTGCAAGTATTCGACGGCGATGTCGAAACGCACTTCAATCGTGAAGAGCATCAACCGAAGCAGTATTTTCAGGCCGGCGACGCGGCGGTGCTCTCCGACAACGGTTCCACCGAGGTAGAGCGAATTAAGTTCGATCCGAATCGATTCGTCCGGCGGTTCCCGCTTCCCGAAAGCAGGGAAGGGGATGAATTAAGCCCTTATAATACGTCAAAACTTAAGTCCGTCACCGTGGCGAAAATCGAGACCCCGCTTCAAATCGATGCGGACCTGTCCGACTGGCCGAGCGACTCAACATTCTCGGCCCAGTGCGACCCTCCATATGCGAAAACATATCGAGTCGTCGGTCGCCTCGGCTATGACGAGAATTTCCTCTATGTCGCCGCCGATGTTTCAGACCCGTTTCCGTTAAGAAGCGTCATCACCCCGGACGGTGATCCGAATGTTGTCTGGCGCGGGGGCAGCGTCCAACTCCGCATTTCCTGCGATCGCGCCATCGGCTGGCCCGTCGATGCTCACATCCGACGGCACGACGTTCCATTAAATCCCTCCGAACCGCGGACCCGGCTCGGCTATCGACCGCAGGATGTCAATCCGAAGCTGGCACACCTCACCATGTGGCATCACCAACCGGCCGGTAAATCCTGCCTGCAGATTGCCTACGGCATGGATTTCACCAACGTGAATAGCCATCCGGCTGGCTGGCGAGGCCGATTTCGACAGAAGGAGCAGGGCCGCGGCTACCTGATGGAATATGCGATTCCCTGGGAATTACTTAACGCGGGCGACGATCCACCCCAAGCCGCGGATGTCCTGGCCGCCAACTGGACCGTCCACTGGAGCGATGAAGGCGGCCGTATCTGGCGAGGGCATCTCGTCGAAGTCACCAATCCCGATGAGCCCGGACTGACCTTCCATCGCGCAGCGACCTGGGGACAGGCGATCTTCGAGTAG
- a CDS encoding right-handed parallel beta-helix repeat-containing protein, which yields MTTDLDPPALGDGRSDDTAAIQSALDQMHGLGGGPKVIYLPPGTYRITKTLVMPSSVSCQVVGHGGETRILWDGVASTAKNSPRMFLSNGSVMTRYTGIIWDGNDRAATGIHHQSEDRFENKILHEYEAFINFRDAGLAMGPATRFASSESVLRNCRFINCDTGVRIESFNYYNEVVEQCEFIDCRVGINCFKYGEVFARNCLFERSRASDIWAGESHGHSVRWCVSRGSKQFFAGRDTVMQGCRITDWTGDGAAIKVPRNRTKPILIIDNIFEKATSTTPPIAIGDPKLEVIAAGNADSAGNPIFEGGEGVLNLSAVDPSLGVSPESDQRFFDDSPRIPGKVFDAVRDFGAGGKDSTAAAQATIDAAAAHGNDAVAYFPPGRYRISQTLQVTGGNFFLAGTGYHSEFHWTGEPGGVAMNVHDCEDVVLREFHILGHTKPKAFIAIVHRGGSSKTAVTYDRLYLPKGWQPDSQEQVRGVVFKNLTERDHLRVLRINGSGQFQNCNYSNVFVNFWDGASPLVVEGDANGDSPLSILNVNCEQLVLRDGPNIVIGDLYVEQAKQSVFKVTGHSEANESQITIGAARMHAWEEARPFARFDGYKGQFSYFNPHVTVHDRGKKPFEFEITGNDPMTLLLAGLSSPDVTVQPAPTANVVLLQNRKLENSGSNRTEAAEAAINQFRTLGRRNLDVLRAGHN from the coding sequence GTGACTACCGACCTCGATCCGCCCGCGCTAGGCGACGGTCGTTCTGATGACACCGCTGCGATTCAATCGGCGCTGGATCAGATGCACGGACTCGGAGGCGGTCCGAAGGTGATCTACCTTCCGCCGGGGACGTACCGTATTACGAAAACGCTGGTCATGCCGAGCAGTGTGAGTTGCCAGGTCGTCGGTCACGGTGGAGAAACACGCATCCTCTGGGACGGAGTCGCATCGACGGCCAAGAATTCGCCCAGAATGTTTCTCAGCAATGGATCGGTGATGACCCGTTATACCGGAATTATCTGGGACGGCAACGACCGTGCCGCGACAGGAATTCATCATCAATCCGAGGACCGATTCGAGAATAAAATTCTGCACGAGTACGAGGCATTCATCAATTTTCGCGATGCGGGTCTCGCGATGGGACCGGCCACTCGGTTCGCCTCATCGGAGAGCGTACTCCGCAACTGCCGCTTTATTAATTGCGACACCGGCGTGCGGATCGAAAGCTTTAACTACTACAACGAAGTGGTGGAGCAGTGCGAATTTATCGACTGCCGGGTGGGGATTAATTGTTTCAAGTACGGCGAAGTGTTCGCGCGAAATTGCCTGTTCGAGCGGTCGCGTGCTTCCGACATTTGGGCGGGCGAGTCGCACGGGCATTCCGTCCGGTGGTGCGTATCGCGGGGCTCCAAGCAGTTCTTTGCAGGGCGGGATACCGTCATGCAAGGATGTCGCATCACCGATTGGACCGGCGACGGGGCCGCGATCAAAGTTCCTCGCAATCGCACGAAACCTATCTTGATTATTGACAATATCTTCGAGAAGGCGACTTCCACAACGCCGCCGATCGCGATTGGTGATCCGAAGCTGGAGGTCATCGCAGCCGGCAACGCCGACTCGGCTGGCAATCCGATCTTTGAAGGCGGCGAAGGCGTGCTGAATTTATCGGCTGTCGACCCGTCGCTCGGCGTCAGTCCCGAGTCGGACCAGCGATTCTTTGACGATTCCCCACGCATACCCGGAAAGGTGTTCGATGCCGTGCGTGATTTTGGTGCGGGCGGGAAGGATTCGACCGCCGCTGCTCAGGCGACAATTGATGCTGCCGCAGCTCACGGGAATGATGCGGTCGCTTACTTCCCACCGGGTCGATATCGAATTAGTCAAACGCTGCAAGTGACCGGCGGTAATTTCTTTTTGGCGGGGACTGGTTATCACTCCGAGTTTCATTGGACCGGTGAACCGGGCGGTGTGGCGATGAACGTCCACGACTGCGAAGACGTCGTCCTTCGCGAGTTTCATATCCTCGGCCACACCAAGCCGAAGGCGTTCATCGCAATTGTGCATCGCGGCGGATCGTCCAAGACAGCAGTAACCTACGACCGGCTCTATCTCCCGAAAGGTTGGCAGCCCGACTCGCAAGAGCAGGTCAGAGGAGTCGTCTTTAAGAATTTAACGGAAAGAGATCATTTGCGTGTCTTGAGAATTAACGGCAGTGGCCAATTCCAGAATTGCAACTACTCAAACGTGTTCGTGAACTTCTGGGACGGGGCTTCACCGTTGGTTGTCGAGGGTGATGCGAATGGTGACTCGCCGCTATCAATACTTAATGTGAACTGCGAGCAACTCGTTTTACGCGACGGACCGAACATTGTGATCGGCGATCTTTACGTGGAGCAGGCGAAACAGAGCGTGTTTAAGGTGACGGGTCATTCGGAAGCGAATGAAAGCCAAATTACGATCGGCGCCGCCCGCATGCACGCGTGGGAAGAAGCCCGGCCCTTCGCGCGGTTTGACGGCTACAAGGGACAGTTTTCCTACTTTAACCCCCACGTCACCGTTCATGATCGCGGGAAGAAACCATTTGAGTTTGAGATCACCGGTAACGATCCGATGACACTCCTGCTGGCCGGCTTGAGCAGTCCCGACGTCACCGTCCAACCCGCACCTACCGCGAATGTCGTCTTACTGCAGAATCGCAAGCTGGAGAATTCTGGTTCCAATCGGACCGAAGCTGCCGAGGCCGCCATTAATCAGTTCCGCACACTCGGTCGCAGGAATCTAGATGTACTCCGCGCCGGGCACAATTAG